A single genomic interval of Candidatus Bipolaricaulis anaerobius harbors:
- a CDS encoding glycine--tRNA ligase, translated as MEKVVSLSKRRGFIFPSSEIYGGIGGFWDYGPLGVELKRNVREAWWQDMVRGHDDTTPPPGMPSPYAMVGLETSIVMHPQVWKASGHYDLFHDMLVDCRQCKARFRADQLATSQCPEKPSKRPGEHTTCDLTEPREFNLMFKTYVGALVDPESEAYLRPETAQGMFTNFKNVLATARVKLPFGIAQIGKSFRNEITPRYFTYRSREFEQMEIEFFCRPVESRLWYEYWRDRRFRWYVSLGLSGERLRLREHGREELSHYSCGTADIEYAFPFLPAGEFGELEGIAHRGDFDLRSHMEGKLVRRGEELVVETGPDGKPRYPGSGKDLSYFDEETKERLIPHVIEPSAGVDRSMLAFLCEAYAEDAIPDENGIPQPRVVLKLHPRLAPIKAAVFPLIRKEGMPEMALDLYRELRKNWNVDYDDRGSIGRRYRRQDESGTPFCFTVDGQTIADGTVTVRDRDTTVQERIPMTQVAPFLQERLVTG; from the coding sequence ATGGAGAAAGTTGTTTCGCTATCCAAACGACGGGGGTTCATCTTCCCGTCGAGCGAGATCTACGGCGGGATCGGTGGGTTCTGGGACTACGGCCCGCTGGGGGTCGAGCTGAAGCGCAACGTGCGTGAGGCGTGGTGGCAGGACATGGTCCGCGGCCACGACGACACGACCCCGCCCCCGGGCATGCCCTCCCCCTACGCCATGGTCGGGCTGGAGACCTCGATCGTCATGCACCCCCAGGTGTGGAAGGCGAGCGGCCACTACGATCTCTTCCACGACATGCTCGTCGATTGCCGCCAGTGCAAGGCCCGCTTCCGCGCGGACCAGCTCGCCACGAGCCAGTGCCCGGAGAAGCCGTCCAAGCGCCCCGGGGAACACACGACCTGTGACCTCACCGAGCCTCGCGAGTTCAACCTCATGTTCAAGACCTACGTCGGGGCCCTCGTGGACCCGGAGAGCGAGGCCTACCTCCGGCCGGAGACGGCCCAGGGGATGTTCACCAACTTCAAGAACGTGCTCGCCACGGCGCGGGTGAAGCTCCCGTTCGGGATCGCCCAGATCGGAAAGTCCTTCCGCAACGAGATCACCCCCCGCTACTTCACCTACCGGTCGCGGGAGTTCGAGCAGATGGAGATCGAGTTCTTCTGCCGCCCCGTGGAATCACGCCTCTGGTACGAGTACTGGCGCGACCGCCGCTTTCGATGGTACGTGTCGCTGGGGCTGTCCGGGGAGCGGCTCCGCCTCCGTGAGCACGGTCGGGAGGAGCTGAGCCACTATAGCTGCGGGACGGCGGACATCGAGTACGCGTTCCCGTTCCTTCCCGCGGGCGAGTTCGGCGAGCTGGAGGGGATCGCCCACCGCGGCGACTTTGACCTTCGCTCGCACATGGAGGGGAAGCTCGTCCGCCGTGGGGAGGAGCTGGTGGTGGAGACAGGTCCTGATGGCAAACCGCGCTATCCCGGGAGCGGCAAGGACCTCTCCTACTTCGACGAGGAGACCAAGGAGCGCCTCATCCCCCACGTCATCGAGCCCTCGGCGGGGGTGGACCGGTCGATGCTCGCCTTCCTCTGCGAAGCCTATGCTGAAGATGCGATCCCGGACGAGAACGGGATCCCCCAACCCCGGGTCGTGCTGAAGCTCCACCCCCGCCTCGCCCCGATCAAGGCGGCGGTGTTCCCCCTCATCCGCAAGGAGGGGATGCCGGAGATGGCCCTCGACCTCTACCGCGAACTGAGGAAGAACTGGAACGTGGACTATGACGATAGGGGCTCCATCGGGCGCCGCTACCGGCGCCAGGATGAGTCCGGGACCCCGTTCTGCTTCACCGTGGATGGTCAGACGATTGCCGACGGGACCGTGACCGTGCGTGACCGCGATACGACAGTGCAGGAGAGGATCCCGATGACGCAAGTCGCCCCCTTCCTCCAGGAACGGCTTGTCACGGGCTAG